The Pseudarthrobacter sulfonivorans genome includes a window with the following:
- a CDS encoding RecQ family ATP-dependent DNA helicase codes for MVDTQNAALLSVSPDLPSDTKSQALEVLRELVGHPAADFHDGQFEAIEALVDGGRRALVVQRTGWGKSAVYFVASLLLRRRGAGPTLIVSPLLALMRDQVAAAARAGVRAVAINSANQLEWDTVREQLAADEVDVLLVSPERLTNPSFREHQLPELIRRTGLLVIDEAHCISDWGHDFRPDYRRIADLITQLPESVPVLATTATANSRVVHDIEEQLGAGVLTIRGTLGRDSLRLGVLTLPNSRERLGWLLTHLADLPGSGIIYTLTVSAAEDTARLLAEAGHTVKAYTGRTDPADRERAEQMLKDNQVKALVATSALGMGFDKPDLGFVVHLGAPSSPVAYYQQVGRAGRGAANADVLLLPGSEDRDIWQYFATASMPSEEKATAVLTALAEAGTAVSTVALEARVDLRRTPLELLLKVLAVDGAVERVGGGWRSTGQPWIYDAERYRRIAEARVDEQDSMVIYQDTAGCRMEYITSVLDDETAHACGKCDNCAGRWFRADIAEDATAEAGQTLTRAGGVLEARLQWPSGMDRLGVPVKGKIKPDEGLADGRVLARLTDLGWGGALRELFAAGAADRPVDPAMLQACVQVLREWATGDGRNPGWSGAGRPAAIVSMPSRSKPELVRSLAQGISEIGRIPYLGELDLGHGGPTGSRGGNSAYRLAGVWDRVMVGPELEAAMATLRGQGVMLIDDLVDSRWTVTVAGRALRQAGAGAVLPLVLAQAG; via the coding sequence ATGGTCGATACCCAGAACGCCGCCCTCCTTTCCGTTTCCCCTGACTTGCCGTCCGACACAAAAAGCCAGGCACTGGAGGTTCTCCGCGAACTCGTGGGGCATCCGGCGGCGGATTTCCATGACGGACAGTTTGAGGCGATTGAAGCACTGGTCGACGGCGGCCGGCGGGCTTTGGTGGTCCAGCGCACCGGTTGGGGAAAATCGGCCGTGTACTTTGTGGCGTCCCTGCTGCTCCGGCGGCGCGGCGCCGGACCCACCCTGATCGTTTCGCCGCTGCTCGCCCTGATGCGGGACCAGGTGGCTGCCGCCGCCCGCGCCGGAGTGCGCGCCGTGGCCATCAACTCGGCGAACCAGCTGGAGTGGGACACTGTCCGGGAACAGCTCGCTGCCGATGAAGTCGACGTGCTGCTCGTTTCGCCGGAACGGCTCACCAACCCGTCCTTCCGCGAGCACCAGCTGCCGGAGCTCATCCGGCGGACAGGCCTGCTGGTGATTGACGAGGCACACTGTATTTCAGACTGGGGCCACGACTTCCGGCCGGACTACCGCCGGATCGCTGACCTGATCACCCAGCTGCCGGAGTCCGTGCCTGTCCTGGCCACCACCGCCACAGCCAACTCGCGCGTGGTCCACGACATCGAGGAACAGCTGGGCGCCGGCGTCCTCACCATCCGCGGAACCCTTGGCCGGGATTCCCTGCGCCTGGGTGTTCTGACCCTCCCGAATTCCCGCGAACGGCTGGGCTGGCTCCTGACGCACCTTGCCGATCTGCCCGGCAGCGGCATCATCTACACGCTGACAGTCTCCGCCGCCGAGGATACTGCCCGGCTTCTCGCCGAAGCCGGGCACACAGTTAAGGCATACACCGGTAGGACCGATCCCGCGGACCGGGAGCGCGCAGAGCAGATGCTCAAGGACAACCAGGTCAAGGCTCTGGTGGCCACCTCGGCGCTCGGCATGGGCTTCGACAAACCGGACCTTGGCTTCGTCGTCCACCTCGGGGCACCGTCCTCCCCCGTGGCGTACTACCAGCAGGTGGGCCGCGCGGGCCGTGGCGCGGCGAACGCAGATGTGCTGTTGCTGCCGGGTTCTGAAGACCGGGATATCTGGCAGTACTTCGCCACCGCCTCCATGCCGTCCGAGGAGAAAGCCACAGCGGTGCTGACAGCGTTGGCTGAAGCCGGAACTGCCGTGTCAACGGTGGCGTTGGAGGCCCGTGTCGATCTCCGCCGCACCCCGCTGGAGCTCCTGCTGAAGGTGCTGGCCGTGGATGGCGCCGTGGAACGTGTCGGCGGGGGGTGGCGTTCGACCGGCCAGCCGTGGATCTACGACGCCGAGCGCTACCGCCGGATCGCCGAGGCCAGGGTGGACGAGCAGGACTCCATGGTGATCTACCAGGACACCGCGGGTTGCCGGATGGAATACATCACCTCGGTCCTCGATGACGAGACGGCGCACGCCTGCGGGAAGTGCGATAACTGCGCGGGCCGCTGGTTCCGGGCCGACATCGCCGAGGACGCGACGGCAGAGGCGGGTCAGACCCTCACCCGCGCCGGCGGTGTCTTGGAGGCACGGCTGCAGTGGCCCAGCGGCATGGACCGCCTGGGCGTTCCGGTCAAGGGCAAGATCAAGCCTGACGAAGGACTGGCGGACGGCCGCGTGCTGGCCAGGCTTACCGATCTCGGCTGGGGCGGGGCGCTGCGGGAACTCTTTGCGGCCGGCGCCGCAGATCGTCCGGTGGATCCTGCCATGCTCCAGGCCTGTGTCCAGGTCCTGCGGGAATGGGCAACCGGTGACGGCCGGAACCCGGGCTGGAGCGGTGCAGGACGGCCGGCCGCGATCGTCAGCATGCCTTCCCGGAGCAAGCCTGAACTGGTCCGCTCCCTTGCCCAGGGAATTTCGGAAATCGGCAGGATCCCTTACCTCGGCGAGCTGGACCTGGGCCACGGCGGACCCACTGGAAGCCGTGGCGGCAACAGCGCGTACCGGTTGGCCGGTGTTTGGGACCGCGTGATGGTGGGCCCGGAGTTGGAGGCCGCCATGGCAACACTTCGCGGGCAGGGCGTGATGCTGATCGACGACCTCGTGGACAGCCGGTGGACCGTTACCGTGGCTGGACGTGCCCTGCGCCAGGCGGGGGCGGGGGCTGTTCTTCCGCTCGTGCTTGCCCAGGCCGGCTGA